One stretch of Zingiber officinale cultivar Zhangliang chromosome 6B, Zo_v1.1, whole genome shotgun sequence DNA includes these proteins:
- the LOC121991079 gene encoding uncharacterized protein LOC121991079 yields the protein MGATPFHLVYGGEAVVPVEVGVKSDRIQHYSKDNAERRLLELDLVDEPRAKAVVRLMTYRQRMCQNYNWRVIPRSFQVGDFVWKKVKSVGDVTKLEATWVGPFKVVEKLWSSTYYLEDEDGRRL from the coding sequence ATGGGAGCAACCCCCTTCCACTTAGTGTATGGAGGAGAGGCAGTCGTCCCAGTTGAGGTCGGAGTTAAATCCGATCGGATACAACATTATAGCaaagacaacgccgagcggaggctcctggagctggacttggtggatgaaCCACGCGCCAAAGCCGTCGTTCGGCTCATGACCTATAGGCAAAGAATGTGTCAAAACTACAACTGGCGAGTGATACCCAGATCTTTTCAAGTCGGCGACTtcgtgtggaagaaggtgaagtcggtcggcgacgtcaccaagTTGGAGGCTACTTGGGttggacccttcaaggtcgtggaaAAGCTATGGTCGAGCACCTACTACCTAGAGGACGAGGATGGGCGGCGGTTATAG